From a single Pseudopipra pipra isolate bDixPip1 chromosome 7, bDixPip1.hap1, whole genome shotgun sequence genomic region:
- the LRRFIP1 gene encoding leucine-rich repeat flightless-interacting protein 1 isoform X28, whose amino-acid sequence MEAAADCLSPAAQQQAEARLAAKRAARAEAREIRMKELERQQKEPSEYSCYLGSGSRASSRASSARASPVIEERPEKDFEKGARTVSSLSAATLASLGGTSSRRGSGDTSISVDTEASIREIKDIYELKDQIQDVEGKYMQGLKELKDSLAEVEEKYKKAMVSNAQLDNEKTNFMYQVDTLKDALLELEEQLAESRRQYEEKSKEFEREKHAHSILQFQFMEIKEALKQREEMLAEIQQLQQKQQSYVREISDLQETIEWKDKKIGALERQKDFFDSIRSERDDLRDEVLVLKEQLKKHGIIPDSDVATNGETSDILDNEGHLDSSRTVPGTTQALKTGGEGMLGKANEVEMKNEILEDVGKREIMQNTEHEEHKEESEEQEVQTLHAAENAKAEKVVEERDALSTVMLPDSRFAEQAQSLTEPVSESTSSNNGSDTDDLRKVTEPTGTLAQQPDSTEAEHRDSSAGTDENSEVGSLQGHQISETSQEMLCDLGTEQELGEAAPKQEEQEDLKTSHDLSDNEMGQEANSTSESSELVFNQAGLPEGAVGGLLREEGNVESSTPEELQHSEESAENKVTNVLEEKLVESKDCTNGRTDETGEDRAEEGNEVGNSVEGQPRETESVGVEGMESCERSVPEESLEKECGGHQAFTQPVSSEDSPSASSEEQSTQDKTELENAAAEKDRQEEESMEELKKCSGSAETGEQDKASVEAEGCIPEVEGSVLQQAQPGTDVVKEVTAQETSLDPSLSDDKIKESELETGDESEKGKESRTEWVEDLKPEVEVRTVQCSEETAGSTEAEKNIPLEGEVQKVVKQEKDESKEESSVGVSVTTENKADKETLKENEQELELTDHHGEELASEECANNSLAQKAEQDEEVSEQVKLEDQAEESLEDDGDAFDFDEESNQILESDEKCDGEKTQAEKEEGDGANDAVGKTAHTDKAGEGTDQMGTKDALTKDNSLQHKQDEPEETGCLQGEALLNADEKADVMEDEIKASDSNSMEKIQDESVLEQDLESAVINRAESKEDLQGSRKGRGRSRDDCTIS is encoded by the exons CCTTCCGAGTACAGCTGCTACCTTGGTTCGGGATCTCGGGCATCCTCAAGAGCCAGCTCTGCTCGGGCCAGTCCAGTG ATAGAAGAAAGGCCAGAAAAAGACTTTGAGAAG GGAGCACGTACTGTCTCAAGTTTATCAGCAGCTACCTTGGCTTCTCTGGGCGGGACTTCTTCACGGAGGGGCAGTGGGGACACATCCATCTCAGTCGATACAGAGGCATCTATTAGAGAAATCAAG GATATCTATGAGTTAAAGGACCAGATTCAGGATGTAGAAGGCAAATACATGCAGGGACTGAAAGAATTGAAG GACTCTCTAGCTGAAGTtgaagagaaatacaaaaaggCTATGGTGTCAAATGCTCAACTAGACAATGAAAAAACCAATTTTATGTACCAAGTAGACACCCTGAAGGATGCACTCCTAGAGTTAGAAGAACAGCTGGCAGAATCCAGGAGgcaatatgaagaaaaaagtaaa GAATTTGAGAGGGAGAAGCATGCTCATAGCATATTGCAGTTTCAGTTCATGGAAATCAAAGAGGCTTTGaagcaaagggaagaaatgcTTGCA GAAATCCAACAGCTGCAACAGAAACAGCAGAGCTATGTCAGGGAAATTTCCGACCTTCAGGAGACAATAGAgtggaaagacaaaaaaataggG GCACTAGAGAGGCAGAAAGATTTCTTTGATTCCATAAGGAGTGAGCGGGATGACCTTAGAGATGAAGTGCTTGTGCTGAAGGAGCAACTGAAG AAACATGGAATAATCCCTGACTCTGATGTAGCCACCAATGGGGAGACATCAGACATTCTTGATAACGAAGGACACTTGGATTCTTCCAGAACCGTTCCAGGCACAACTCAGGCATTAAAgacaggaggggaggggatgcTAG GCAAAGCCAATGAAGTGGAgatgaaaaatgagattttggAGGATGtggggaaaagagaaatcaTGCAGAATACTGAGCATGAGGAACACAAAGAGGAGTCTGAGGAGCAGGAAGTACAGACATTGCATGCTGCTGAAAatgcaaaggcagaaaaagtGGTTGAAGAACGTGACGCCCTGTCAACAGTGATGCTCCCAGATAGTAGGTTTGCAGAGCAAGCTCAAAGCCTTACAGAACCTGTGTCAGAGAGCACTTCTTCCAACAATGGTAGTGACACAGATGATCTGAGAAAGGTGACAGAGCCCACAGGCACACTGGCCCAGCAGCCTGATAGTACAGAGGCTGAACACCGTGACTCGAGCGCAGGGACAGATGAGAACTCGGAGGTGGGCTCTCTGCAAGGCCATCAGATTTCTGAGACTTCTCAGGAAATGCTTTGTGACTTAGGTACAGAGCAGGAACTGGGAGAAGCTGCACCCAAGCAGGAAGAACAAGAGGATCTTAAAACTAGCCATGACCTAAGTGATAATGAAATGGGTCAAGAAGCCAACAGTACAAGTGAGAGCAGTGAGCTGGTTTTTAACCAGGCAGGGCTACCAGAGGGTGCAGTGGGAGGCTTGCTtagggaagagggaaatgtgGAGAGTTCCACTCCAGAGGAACTCCAGCACTCAGAAGAAAGTGCTGAAAACAAGGTTACAAATGTCTTGGAGGAAAAGCTTGTTGAAAGCAAAGACTGCACCAATGGAAGAACTGATGAAACAGGAGAGGATAGAGCTGAAGAAGGAAATGAGGTTGGGAACTCAGTTGAGGGTCAGCCAAGGGAAACTGAGTCTGTGGGTGTGGAGGGGATGGAGTCCTGTGAAAGGAGTGTCCCAGAAGAATCACTTgaaaaggaatgtggaggacATCAGGCATTCACCCAGCCAGTTTCATCAGAGGACAGTCCTTCAGCATCATCAGAGGAACAAAGTACACAAGATAAAACTGAACTTGAAAATGCTGCAGCTGAGAAGGACAGACAGGAGGAAGAATCTATGGAAGAGCTGAAGAAGTGTTCAGGTTCTGCAGAAACAGGGGAGCAAGATAAGGCATCTGTGGAGGCAGAGGGCTGTATTCCTGAGGTAGAAGGAAGTGtgctgcagcaggcacagccaggcaCCGATGTTGTGAAAGAGGTGACGGCTCAGGAAACCAGTTTAGACCCAAGTCTTTCAGATGATAAAATTAAGGAGTCAGAATTGGAAACAGGGGATGAAtctgagaaaggaaaggaaagtagGACAGAATGGGTAGAAGATTTAAAGCCAGAGGTAGAAGTTCGAACAGTTCAGTGTAGTGAAGAAACAGCAGGTAgtacagaagcagagaaaaatattcctttagAAGGTGAAGTGCAGAAGGTGGTCAAACAAGAGAAAGATGAATCTAAAGAGGAGTCAAGTGTAGGTGTTAGTGTAActacagaaaacaaagctgataaagaaacactgaaagaaaatgagCAAGAATTAGAGCTTACAGACCACCATGGTGAGGAACTTGCTTCTGAGGAATGTGCAAATAATTCCCTGGCACAGAAAGCTGAGCAGGATGAAGAAGTTAGTGAACAAGTTAAATTGGAGGATCAAGCAGAGGAAAGCCTGGAAGATGATGGTGATGCATTTGATTTTGATGAAGAGTCAAATCAAATACTAGAATCTGATGAAAAATGTGATGGAGAGAAAACTcaagcagagaaagaagaggGTGATGGAGCAAATGATGCTGTTGGAAAAACTGCCCACACAGacaaagctggagagggaacaGACCAAATGGGAACCAAAGATGCCTTGACCAAAGACAACAGCTTGCAGCATAAACAAGATGAGCCTGAAGAAACAGGGTGCTTGCAAGGGGAAGCATTGTTGAATGCTGATGAGAAGGCTGATGTGATGGAAGATGAAATCAAAGCATCAGATTCTAATTCAATGGAAAAAATACAGGATGAAAGTGTTTTGGAACAGGATTTGGAAAGTGCTGTCATTAACAGGGCTGAAAGCAAGGAGGATTTGCAGGGTAGTAGAAAAGGTAGAGGTAGATCCAGAGATGACTGTACAATATCCTAA
- the LRRFIP1 gene encoding leucine-rich repeat flightless-interacting protein 1 isoform X25 has protein sequence MGTQGAGRKRLPNRERLTAEDDALNQIAREAEARLAAKRAARAEAREIRMKELERQQKEASDEDERMSVGSRGSLRPSEYSCYLGSGSRASSRASSARASPVIEERPEKDFEKGARTVSSLSAATLASLGGTSSRRGSGDTSISVDTEASIREIKDIYELKDQIQDVEGKYMQGLKELKDSLAEVEEKYKKAMVSNAQLDNEKTNFMYQVDTLKDALLELEEQLAESRRQYEEKSKEFEREKHAHSILQFQFMEIKEALKQREEMLAEIQQLQQKQQSYVREISDLQETIEWKDKKIGALERQKDFFDSIRSERDDLRDEVLVLKEQLKKHGIIPDSDVATNGETSDILDNEGHLDSSRTVPGTTQALKTGGEGMLGKANEVEMKNEILEDVGKREIMQNTEHEEHKEESEEQEVQTLHAAENAKAEKVVEERDALSTVMLPDSRFAEQAQSLTEPVSESTSSNNGSDTDDLRKVTEPTGTLAQQPDSTEAEHRDSSAGTDENSEVGSLQGHQISETSQEMLCDLGTEQELGEAAPKQEEQEDLKTSHDLSDNEMGQEANSTSESSELVFNQAGLPEGAVGGLLREEGNVESSTPEELQHSEESAENKVTNVLEEKLVESKDCTNGRTDETGEDRAEEGNEVGNSVEGQPRETESVGVEGMESCERSVPEESLEKECGGHQAFTQPVSSEDSPSASSEEQSTQDKTELENAAAEKDRQEEESMEELKKCSGSAETGEQDKASVEAEGCIPEVEGSVLQQAQPGTDVVKEVTAQETSLDPSLSDDKIKESELETGDESEKGKESRTEWVEDLKPEVEVRTVQCSEETAGSTEAEKNIPLEGEVQKVVKQEKDESKEESSVGVSVTTENKADKETLKENEQELELTDHHGEELASEECANNSLAQKAEQDEEVSEQVKLEDQAEESLEDDGDAFDFDEESNQILESDEKCDGEKTQAEKEEGDGANDAVGKTAHTDKAGEGTDQMGTKDALTKDNSLQHKQDEPEETGCLQGEALLNADEKADVMEDEIKASDSNSMEKIQDESVLEQDLESAVINRAESKEDLQGSRKGRGRSRDDCTIS, from the exons GCTTCGGATGAAGATGAGCGCATGTCAGTGGGTAGCCGTGGAAGCCTGAGG CCTTCCGAGTACAGCTGCTACCTTGGTTCGGGATCTCGGGCATCCTCAAGAGCCAGCTCTGCTCGGGCCAGTCCAGTG ATAGAAGAAAGGCCAGAAAAAGACTTTGAGAAG GGAGCACGTACTGTCTCAAGTTTATCAGCAGCTACCTTGGCTTCTCTGGGCGGGACTTCTTCACGGAGGGGCAGTGGGGACACATCCATCTCAGTCGATACAGAGGCATCTATTAGAGAAATCAAG GATATCTATGAGTTAAAGGACCAGATTCAGGATGTAGAAGGCAAATACATGCAGGGACTGAAAGAATTGAAG GACTCTCTAGCTGAAGTtgaagagaaatacaaaaaggCTATGGTGTCAAATGCTCAACTAGACAATGAAAAAACCAATTTTATGTACCAAGTAGACACCCTGAAGGATGCACTCCTAGAGTTAGAAGAACAGCTGGCAGAATCCAGGAGgcaatatgaagaaaaaagtaaa GAATTTGAGAGGGAGAAGCATGCTCATAGCATATTGCAGTTTCAGTTCATGGAAATCAAAGAGGCTTTGaagcaaagggaagaaatgcTTGCA GAAATCCAACAGCTGCAACAGAAACAGCAGAGCTATGTCAGGGAAATTTCCGACCTTCAGGAGACAATAGAgtggaaagacaaaaaaataggG GCACTAGAGAGGCAGAAAGATTTCTTTGATTCCATAAGGAGTGAGCGGGATGACCTTAGAGATGAAGTGCTTGTGCTGAAGGAGCAACTGAAG AAACATGGAATAATCCCTGACTCTGATGTAGCCACCAATGGGGAGACATCAGACATTCTTGATAACGAAGGACACTTGGATTCTTCCAGAACCGTTCCAGGCACAACTCAGGCATTAAAgacaggaggggaggggatgcTAG GCAAAGCCAATGAAGTGGAgatgaaaaatgagattttggAGGATGtggggaaaagagaaatcaTGCAGAATACTGAGCATGAGGAACACAAAGAGGAGTCTGAGGAGCAGGAAGTACAGACATTGCATGCTGCTGAAAatgcaaaggcagaaaaagtGGTTGAAGAACGTGACGCCCTGTCAACAGTGATGCTCCCAGATAGTAGGTTTGCAGAGCAAGCTCAAAGCCTTACAGAACCTGTGTCAGAGAGCACTTCTTCCAACAATGGTAGTGACACAGATGATCTGAGAAAGGTGACAGAGCCCACAGGCACACTGGCCCAGCAGCCTGATAGTACAGAGGCTGAACACCGTGACTCGAGCGCAGGGACAGATGAGAACTCGGAGGTGGGCTCTCTGCAAGGCCATCAGATTTCTGAGACTTCTCAGGAAATGCTTTGTGACTTAGGTACAGAGCAGGAACTGGGAGAAGCTGCACCCAAGCAGGAAGAACAAGAGGATCTTAAAACTAGCCATGACCTAAGTGATAATGAAATGGGTCAAGAAGCCAACAGTACAAGTGAGAGCAGTGAGCTGGTTTTTAACCAGGCAGGGCTACCAGAGGGTGCAGTGGGAGGCTTGCTtagggaagagggaaatgtgGAGAGTTCCACTCCAGAGGAACTCCAGCACTCAGAAGAAAGTGCTGAAAACAAGGTTACAAATGTCTTGGAGGAAAAGCTTGTTGAAAGCAAAGACTGCACCAATGGAAGAACTGATGAAACAGGAGAGGATAGAGCTGAAGAAGGAAATGAGGTTGGGAACTCAGTTGAGGGTCAGCCAAGGGAAACTGAGTCTGTGGGTGTGGAGGGGATGGAGTCCTGTGAAAGGAGTGTCCCAGAAGAATCACTTgaaaaggaatgtggaggacATCAGGCATTCACCCAGCCAGTTTCATCAGAGGACAGTCCTTCAGCATCATCAGAGGAACAAAGTACACAAGATAAAACTGAACTTGAAAATGCTGCAGCTGAGAAGGACAGACAGGAGGAAGAATCTATGGAAGAGCTGAAGAAGTGTTCAGGTTCTGCAGAAACAGGGGAGCAAGATAAGGCATCTGTGGAGGCAGAGGGCTGTATTCCTGAGGTAGAAGGAAGTGtgctgcagcaggcacagccaggcaCCGATGTTGTGAAAGAGGTGACGGCTCAGGAAACCAGTTTAGACCCAAGTCTTTCAGATGATAAAATTAAGGAGTCAGAATTGGAAACAGGGGATGAAtctgagaaaggaaaggaaagtagGACAGAATGGGTAGAAGATTTAAAGCCAGAGGTAGAAGTTCGAACAGTTCAGTGTAGTGAAGAAACAGCAGGTAgtacagaagcagagaaaaatattcctttagAAGGTGAAGTGCAGAAGGTGGTCAAACAAGAGAAAGATGAATCTAAAGAGGAGTCAAGTGTAGGTGTTAGTGTAActacagaaaacaaagctgataaagaaacactgaaagaaaatgagCAAGAATTAGAGCTTACAGACCACCATGGTGAGGAACTTGCTTCTGAGGAATGTGCAAATAATTCCCTGGCACAGAAAGCTGAGCAGGATGAAGAAGTTAGTGAACAAGTTAAATTGGAGGATCAAGCAGAGGAAAGCCTGGAAGATGATGGTGATGCATTTGATTTTGATGAAGAGTCAAATCAAATACTAGAATCTGATGAAAAATGTGATGGAGAGAAAACTcaagcagagaaagaagaggGTGATGGAGCAAATGATGCTGTTGGAAAAACTGCCCACACAGacaaagctggagagggaacaGACCAAATGGGAACCAAAGATGCCTTGACCAAAGACAACAGCTTGCAGCATAAACAAGATGAGCCTGAAGAAACAGGGTGCTTGCAAGGGGAAGCATTGTTGAATGCTGATGAGAAGGCTGATGTGATGGAAGATGAAATCAAAGCATCAGATTCTAATTCAATGGAAAAAATACAGGATGAAAGTGTTTTGGAACAGGATTTGGAAAGTGCTGTCATTAACAGGGCTGAAAGCAAGGAGGATTTGCAGGGTAGTAGAAAAGGTAGAGGTAGATCCAGAGATGACTGTACAATATCCTAA
- the LRRFIP1 gene encoding leucine-rich repeat flightless-interacting protein 1 isoform X16, with amino-acid sequence MGTQGAGRKRLPNRERLTAEDDALNQIAREAEARLAAKRAARAEAREIRMKELERQQKEIYQVQKKYYGLDTKWGDIEQWMEDSERYSRRARRYASASDEDERMSVGSRGSLRSHLEYASTYPVAGLENERTKKKNYSKATNGYEEDVYGSSQSRKSSRASYYSDLGLHNSGYASTSQLSSQNGNWASVYEESVYSGSRRYSAPSSRAPSEYSCYLGSGSRASSRASSARASPVIEERPEKDFEKGARTVSSLSAATLASLGGTSSRRGSGDTSISVDTEASIREIKDIYELKDQIQDVEGKYMQGLKELKDSLAEVEEKYKKAMVSNAQLDNEKTNFMYQVDTLKDALLELEEQLAESRRQYEEKSKEFEREKHAHSILQFQFMEIKEALKQREEMLAKHGIIPDSDVATNGETSDILDNEGHLDSSRTVPGTTQALKTGGEGMLGKANEVEMKNEILEDVGKREIMQNTEHEEHKEESEEQEVQTLHAAENAKAEKVVEERDALSTVMLPDSRFAEQAQSLTEPVSESTSSNNGSDTDDLRKVTEPTGTLAQQPDSTEAEHRDSSAGTDENSEVGSLQGHQISETSQEMLCDLGTEQELGEAAPKQEEQEDLKTSHDLSDNEMGQEANSTSESSELVFNQAGLPEGAVGGLLREEGNVESSTPEELQHSEESAENKVTNVLEEKLVESKDCTNGRTDETGEDRAEEGNEVGNSVEGQPRETESVGVEGMESCERSVPEESLEKECGGHQAFTQPVSSEDSPSASSEEQSTQDKTELENAAAEKDRQEEESMEELKKCSGSAETGEQDKASVEAEGCIPEVEGSVLQQAQPGTDVVKEVTAQETSLDPSLSDDKIKESELETGDESEKGKESRTEWVEDLKPEVEVRTVQCSEETAGSTEAEKNIPLEGEVQKVVKQEKDESKEESSVGVSVTTENKADKETLKENEQELELTDHHGEELASEECANNSLAQKAEQDEEVSEQVKLEDQAEESLEDDGDAFDFDEESNQILESDEKCDGEKTQAEKEEGDGANDAVGKTAHTDKAGEGTDQMGTKDALTKDNSLQHKQDEPEETGCLQGEALLNADEKADVMEDEIKASDSNSMEKIQDESVLEQDLESAVINRAESKEDLQGSRKGRGRSRDDCTIS; translated from the exons atCTATCAAGTCCAGAAG AAATATTATGGTCTGGATACTAAGTGGGGAGACATCGAGCAATGGATG GAAGACAGTGAGCGTTATTCCCGTAGAGCCCGAAGATATGCCTCG GCTTCGGATGAAGATGAGCGCATGTCAGTGGGTAGCCGTGGAAGCCTGAGG TCTCATTTGGAATATGCCAGCACCTACCCAGTG GCTGGATTAGAGAATGAGAGGACCAAAAAGAAGAACTACTCCAAAGCA ACCAATGGTTATGAGGAAGACGTGTATGGATCATCCCAGAGTAGAAAATCTAGCAGG GCTTCGTACTACTCTGATCTGGGTCTGCACAACAGCGGCTACGCTTCCACATCTCAACTTTCTTCTCAAAATGGAAATTGG GCGTCTGTGTACGAGGAGAGCGTTTACAGCGGGAGCCGTCGGTATAGTGCCCCTAGTTCTCGTGCT CCTTCCGAGTACAGCTGCTACCTTGGTTCGGGATCTCGGGCATCCTCAAGAGCCAGCTCTGCTCGGGCCAGTCCAGTG ATAGAAGAAAGGCCAGAAAAAGACTTTGAGAAG GGAGCACGTACTGTCTCAAGTTTATCAGCAGCTACCTTGGCTTCTCTGGGCGGGACTTCTTCACGGAGGGGCAGTGGGGACACATCCATCTCAGTCGATACAGAGGCATCTATTAGAGAAATCAAG GATATCTATGAGTTAAAGGACCAGATTCAGGATGTAGAAGGCAAATACATGCAGGGACTGAAAGAATTGAAG GACTCTCTAGCTGAAGTtgaagagaaatacaaaaaggCTATGGTGTCAAATGCTCAACTAGACAATGAAAAAACCAATTTTATGTACCAAGTAGACACCCTGAAGGATGCACTCCTAGAGTTAGAAGAACAGCTGGCAGAATCCAGGAGgcaatatgaagaaaaaagtaaa GAATTTGAGAGGGAGAAGCATGCTCATAGCATATTGCAGTTTCAGTTCATGGAAATCAAAGAGGCTTTGaagcaaagggaagaaatgcTTGCA AAACATGGAATAATCCCTGACTCTGATGTAGCCACCAATGGGGAGACATCAGACATTCTTGATAACGAAGGACACTTGGATTCTTCCAGAACCGTTCCAGGCACAACTCAGGCATTAAAgacaggaggggaggggatgcTAG GCAAAGCCAATGAAGTGGAgatgaaaaatgagattttggAGGATGtggggaaaagagaaatcaTGCAGAATACTGAGCATGAGGAACACAAAGAGGAGTCTGAGGAGCAGGAAGTACAGACATTGCATGCTGCTGAAAatgcaaaggcagaaaaagtGGTTGAAGAACGTGACGCCCTGTCAACAGTGATGCTCCCAGATAGTAGGTTTGCAGAGCAAGCTCAAAGCCTTACAGAACCTGTGTCAGAGAGCACTTCTTCCAACAATGGTAGTGACACAGATGATCTGAGAAAGGTGACAGAGCCCACAGGCACACTGGCCCAGCAGCCTGATAGTACAGAGGCTGAACACCGTGACTCGAGCGCAGGGACAGATGAGAACTCGGAGGTGGGCTCTCTGCAAGGCCATCAGATTTCTGAGACTTCTCAGGAAATGCTTTGTGACTTAGGTACAGAGCAGGAACTGGGAGAAGCTGCACCCAAGCAGGAAGAACAAGAGGATCTTAAAACTAGCCATGACCTAAGTGATAATGAAATGGGTCAAGAAGCCAACAGTACAAGTGAGAGCAGTGAGCTGGTTTTTAACCAGGCAGGGCTACCAGAGGGTGCAGTGGGAGGCTTGCTtagggaagagggaaatgtgGAGAGTTCCACTCCAGAGGAACTCCAGCACTCAGAAGAAAGTGCTGAAAACAAGGTTACAAATGTCTTGGAGGAAAAGCTTGTTGAAAGCAAAGACTGCACCAATGGAAGAACTGATGAAACAGGAGAGGATAGAGCTGAAGAAGGAAATGAGGTTGGGAACTCAGTTGAGGGTCAGCCAAGGGAAACTGAGTCTGTGGGTGTGGAGGGGATGGAGTCCTGTGAAAGGAGTGTCCCAGAAGAATCACTTgaaaaggaatgtggaggacATCAGGCATTCACCCAGCCAGTTTCATCAGAGGACAGTCCTTCAGCATCATCAGAGGAACAAAGTACACAAGATAAAACTGAACTTGAAAATGCTGCAGCTGAGAAGGACAGACAGGAGGAAGAATCTATGGAAGAGCTGAAGAAGTGTTCAGGTTCTGCAGAAACAGGGGAGCAAGATAAGGCATCTGTGGAGGCAGAGGGCTGTATTCCTGAGGTAGAAGGAAGTGtgctgcagcaggcacagccaggcaCCGATGTTGTGAAAGAGGTGACGGCTCAGGAAACCAGTTTAGACCCAAGTCTTTCAGATGATAAAATTAAGGAGTCAGAATTGGAAACAGGGGATGAAtctgagaaaggaaaggaaagtagGACAGAATGGGTAGAAGATTTAAAGCCAGAGGTAGAAGTTCGAACAGTTCAGTGTAGTGAAGAAACAGCAGGTAgtacagaagcagagaaaaatattcctttagAAGGTGAAGTGCAGAAGGTGGTCAAACAAGAGAAAGATGAATCTAAAGAGGAGTCAAGTGTAGGTGTTAGTGTAActacagaaaacaaagctgataaagaaacactgaaagaaaatgagCAAGAATTAGAGCTTACAGACCACCATGGTGAGGAACTTGCTTCTGAGGAATGTGCAAATAATTCCCTGGCACAGAAAGCTGAGCAGGATGAAGAAGTTAGTGAACAAGTTAAATTGGAGGATCAAGCAGAGGAAAGCCTGGAAGATGATGGTGATGCATTTGATTTTGATGAAGAGTCAAATCAAATACTAGAATCTGATGAAAAATGTGATGGAGAGAAAACTcaagcagagaaagaagaggGTGATGGAGCAAATGATGCTGTTGGAAAAACTGCCCACACAGacaaagctggagagggaacaGACCAAATGGGAACCAAAGATGCCTTGACCAAAGACAACAGCTTGCAGCATAAACAAGATGAGCCTGAAGAAACAGGGTGCTTGCAAGGGGAAGCATTGTTGAATGCTGATGAGAAGGCTGATGTGATGGAAGATGAAATCAAAGCATCAGATTCTAATTCAATGGAAAAAATACAGGATGAAAGTGTTTTGGAACAGGATTTGGAAAGTGCTGTCATTAACAGGGCTGAAAGCAAGGAGGATTTGCAGGGTAGTAGAAAAGGTAGAGGTAGATCCAGAGATGACTGTACAATATCCTAA